A stretch of the Malus sylvestris chromosome 10, drMalSylv7.2, whole genome shotgun sequence genome encodes the following:
- the LOC126584900 gene encoding probable pinoresinol-lariciresinol reductase 3 isoform X1, which yields MEGKSRVLIIGVTGNLGHHLAQAALQFSHPTFALVRPSTFSDPHKSHKLHSLSSAGVTLLQGSLEDEESLMTAVKQVDVVICAVSAKQVLRQKFLIQVIKQAGCIKRFIPSEFGLDPDKTRISGMDHNFYEQKAEIRRFVETNGIPYTYISCNFYMSYLLPQLVQPGLKVPPRDKVTIFGDGNTKGVFVKESDVAAFTIRALDDPRTLNKVVYLRPPGNVYSMNELVEIWESKIGKKLDKVFVSEEELLERVKACCIADTPYPDNMEMVFIYSAFIKGDQTYFDIESSGGVDGTKLYPQQNFTTISQYLDTLL from the exons ATGGAGGGGAAGAGCCGGGTACTGATAATCGGAGTAACAGGAAATCTGGGTCACCATTTGGCCCAAGCCGCCCTCCAATTCTCTCACCCAACATTCGCTCTCGTCAGACCCTCCACCTTCTCCGACCCCCACAAGTCTCATAAGCTTCACTCTCTCTCCAGTGCCGGCGTCACCCTCCtccaa GGTTCGCTGGAAGACGAAGAGAGCCTAATGACAGCGGTGAAGCAAGTGGATGTGGTAATATGTGCTGTTTCGGCCAAACAGGTCCTCCGTCAGAAGTTCCTTATCCAAGTTATCAAACAAGCTGGCTGCATCAAG AGGTTTATTCCCTCAGAATTTGGATTGGACCCAGATAAAACTAGAATATCAGGCATGGACCACAACTTCTATGAGCAGAAAGCTGAGATTAGGCGTTTTGTGGAAACCAATGGCATTCCATATACTTACATTTCCTGCAATTTCTACATGAGCTATTTGCTTCCTCAGCTTGTTCAGCCAGGCCTCAAGGTCCCTCCAAGGGACAAAGTCACAATTTTCGGAGACGGGAATACTAAAG GTGTTTTTGTGAAGGAAAGTGATGTTGCTGCATTCACTATCAGAGCATTGGATGATCCACGAACCTTGAATAAGGTGGTGTACTTAAGGCCGCCAGGGAATGTTTACTCGATGAATGAACTTGTTGAGATTTGGGAGAGTAAGATTGGGAAGAAGCTTGACAAGGTATTTGTATCAGAAGAAGAGCTTCTTGAGAGAGTTAAAG CTTGTTGCATCGCAGATACACCATATCCTGACAACATGGAGATGGTGTTCATATATTCTGCTTTCATAAAGGGAGATCAAACTTACTTTGATATTGAGTCATCTGGTGGTGTAGATGGGACAAAACTGTATCCGCAGCAGAATTTCACTACAATCAGTCAATATTTAGACACCCTTTTGTAA
- the LOC126584900 gene encoding probable pinoresinol-lariciresinol reductase 3 isoform X2 yields the protein MEGKSRVLIIGVTGNLGHHLAQAALQFSHPTFALVRPSTFSDPHKSHKLHSLSSAGVTLLQGSLEDEESLMTAVKQVDVVICAVSAKQVLRQKFLIQVIKQAGCIKRFIPSEFGLDPDKTRISGMDHNFYEQKAEIRRFVETNGIPYTYISCNFYMSYLLPQLVQPGLKVPPRDKVTIFGDGNTKGVFVKESDVAAFTIRALDDPRTLNKVVYLRPPGNVYSMNELVEIWESKIGKKLDKVFVSEEELLERVKDTPYPDNMEMVFIYSAFIKGDQTYFDIESSGGVDGTKLYPQQNFTTISQYLDTLL from the exons ATGGAGGGGAAGAGCCGGGTACTGATAATCGGAGTAACAGGAAATCTGGGTCACCATTTGGCCCAAGCCGCCCTCCAATTCTCTCACCCAACATTCGCTCTCGTCAGACCCTCCACCTTCTCCGACCCCCACAAGTCTCATAAGCTTCACTCTCTCTCCAGTGCCGGCGTCACCCTCCtccaa GGTTCGCTGGAAGACGAAGAGAGCCTAATGACAGCGGTGAAGCAAGTGGATGTGGTAATATGTGCTGTTTCGGCCAAACAGGTCCTCCGTCAGAAGTTCCTTATCCAAGTTATCAAACAAGCTGGCTGCATCAAG AGGTTTATTCCCTCAGAATTTGGATTGGACCCAGATAAAACTAGAATATCAGGCATGGACCACAACTTCTATGAGCAGAAAGCTGAGATTAGGCGTTTTGTGGAAACCAATGGCATTCCATATACTTACATTTCCTGCAATTTCTACATGAGCTATTTGCTTCCTCAGCTTGTTCAGCCAGGCCTCAAGGTCCCTCCAAGGGACAAAGTCACAATTTTCGGAGACGGGAATACTAAAG GTGTTTTTGTGAAGGAAAGTGATGTTGCTGCATTCACTATCAGAGCATTGGATGATCCACGAACCTTGAATAAGGTGGTGTACTTAAGGCCGCCAGGGAATGTTTACTCGATGAATGAACTTGTTGAGATTTGGGAGAGTAAGATTGGGAAGAAGCTTGACAAGGTATTTGTATCAGAAGAAGAGCTTCTTGAGAGAGTTAAAG ATACACCATATCCTGACAACATGGAGATGGTGTTCATATATTCTGCTTTCATAAAGGGAGATCAAACTTACTTTGATATTGAGTCATCTGGTGGTGTAGATGGGACAAAACTGTATCCGCAGCAGAATTTCACTACAATCAGTCAATATTTAGACACCCTTTTGTAA